A genomic window from Litoreibacter janthinus includes:
- a CDS encoding branched-chain amino acid ABC transporter permease, with amino-acid sequence MPEQFLFAMEVILNGLMAGVLYALVALGFVLIFKASGIFNYAQGVMALFAALTLVGIMDGQVPFSHLINATFGTDLHHFGWHVPALLAIILTAGVMVAFAWLVQKFIFRHLVNQEPIILFMATIGLAYFLEGVGDLMWGSDIKKLDVGLPQGINEWIDVTTFEAFGYGFFIDNLDISASIVAAILVAVLIMFSQYTKQGRALRAVADDHQAALSVGISLNFIWVLVWSIAGFVALVAGIMWGAKSGVQFSLSLIALKALPVLMLGGFTSIPGAIVGGLIIGVGEKLFEFLIGPMVGGATENWFAYVLALLFLVFRPQGLFGEKIIERV; translated from the coding sequence GCTGGCGTGCTGTATGCGCTGGTGGCCTTGGGGTTTGTGCTAATCTTCAAAGCGTCGGGCATTTTCAACTATGCGCAAGGCGTCATGGCCCTGTTTGCGGCGCTGACCTTGGTGGGGATTATGGACGGACAGGTGCCGTTCAGCCACCTGATCAACGCGACCTTCGGGACGGATTTGCACCATTTCGGCTGGCATGTGCCAGCATTGCTGGCGATCATCCTGACAGCTGGGGTCATGGTGGCCTTCGCTTGGCTGGTGCAGAAGTTCATCTTCCGGCATCTGGTCAATCAGGAGCCGATCATCCTTTTCATGGCGACCATAGGCCTTGCGTATTTCCTAGAAGGCGTCGGCGATCTGATGTGGGGTTCCGACATCAAGAAATTGGATGTGGGTTTGCCGCAGGGCATCAATGAATGGATTGATGTCACGACATTCGAGGCGTTTGGATACGGGTTCTTTATCGACAATCTCGACATTTCCGCCAGCATCGTGGCTGCGATCCTAGTTGCAGTACTGATTATGTTCTCGCAATACACCAAGCAGGGTCGCGCTTTGAGGGCGGTTGCCGATGACCACCAAGCTGCTCTGTCTGTGGGCATTTCGTTGAATTTCATCTGGGTGTTGGTCTGGTCGATCGCAGGATTCGTGGCGTTGGTCGCGGGAATTATGTGGGGCGCCAAATCGGGCGTGCAGTTCTCGCTGTCCCTGATTGCCTTGAAGGCGCTGCCGGTGCTGATGCTGGGCGGCTTCACCTCAATCCCCGGTGCCATTGTCGGTGGATTGATCATCGGTGTCGGTGAGAAGCTGTTCGAGTTCCTGATTGGCCCAATGGTCGGTGGCGCGACTGAAAACTGGTTCGCCTACGTTCTGGCGCTGCTATTCCTCGTCTTCCGCCCGCAGGGGCTGTTCGGCGAAAAAATTATTGAAAGGGTGTGA